Proteins encoded by one window of Blautia faecicola:
- the fmt gene encoding methionyl-tRNA formyltransferase, with product MRVVFMGTPDFSVGTLKELAKAGHEIVGVISQPDKPKGRGKNLQPTPVKEVAMELGLPVYQPKKVRDPKFIQVVRDLEPEVIVVVAFGQIIPKEILEMPKYGCINVHASLLPAYRGAAPIQWAVINGDKESGVTIMRMDEGLDTGDMINKVIVTLDEKETGGSLFDRLSEAGAKLLVETLPKLEDGSAVFEKQPEESTTPYAAMISKKMGEMDWTKSAEELERLIRGLNPWPSAFSHLNGKTLKIWEASVEEENGEKKAPGTVLQADAKGFRIQTGEGILKIDTLQLEGKKRMDAQAFLRGYTVEAGTVLPC from the coding sequence ATGAGAGTAGTATTTATGGGAACCCCGGATTTTTCCGTGGGAACATTAAAAGAGCTGGCGAAGGCAGGTCATGAGATTGTCGGCGTGATCAGTCAGCCGGACAAGCCGAAGGGCAGAGGAAAGAACCTGCAGCCCACACCGGTCAAGGAAGTGGCAATGGAACTGGGACTTCCGGTTTACCAGCCGAAAAAGGTAAGAGATCCGAAATTTATCCAGGTGGTAAGAGATCTGGAGCCGGAAGTGATCGTAGTCGTGGCGTTCGGACAGATCATTCCGAAAGAGATCCTGGAAATGCCAAAATATGGATGCATCAATGTACACGCATCCCTGCTTCCGGCATACCGCGGTGCAGCCCCGATCCAGTGGGCAGTGATCAACGGGGATAAGGAGTCCGGTGTGACGATCATGCGGATGGACGAAGGACTGGATACCGGAGATATGATCAATAAAGTAATTGTGACACTGGATGAGAAAGAAACGGGTGGCAGCCTGTTTGACCGTCTGAGCGAGGCGGGGGCAAAACTTTTGGTGGAGACACTTCCGAAGTTGGAGGATGGCAGTGCCGTCTTTGAAAAACAGCCGGAGGAGAGCACCACTCCGTATGCCGCCATGATCAGCAAGAAAATGGGTGAGATGGACTGGACAAAATCAGCAGAGGAACTGGAACGCCTGATCCGCGGACTGAATCCGTGGCCGAGTGCATTTTCCCATCTGAACGGAAAAACGTTGAAAATATGGGAAGCTTCGGTGGAAGAAGAAAACGGTGAGAAAAAAGCACCGGGAACCGTACTGCAGGCAGATGCCAAGGGATTTCGGATCCAGACCGGGGAGGGAATCCTGAAGATTGACACCTTGCAGTTAGAAGGAAAGAAACGGATGGATGCGCAGGCATTTTTACGAGGCTATACCGTGGAAGCGGGAACCGTGCTTCCGTGTTAG
- the rsmB gene encoding 16S rRNA (cytosine(967)-C(5))-methyltransferase RsmB → MANGTELRGIALEILLEITQEKEYSHLAIRNALNKVQYLPKQDRAFINRLVEGTLEYMLRIDYILNQFSSVKVNKMKPVIRNILRSGVYQLLFMDSVPDSAACNEAVKLAQKKGFYSLKGFVNGVMRNVARKKEEITYPDAKTSPAEYLSVYYSVPQWLVERWVKAYGTETTEGMLKDFLTDHPLTIRCQLHRVDPELTINSLERQGATVKRAPYLPYAYYLSDYSHLEGLKSFVMGRFVVQDVSSMLVTEAADPKPGDYVIDLCAAPGGKSLHAADKMQGEGMVDSRDLTDYKVGLIEENIERTQTLNIRAYRKDATILDKESIEKADIVLADVPCSGLGVIGKKTDIKYRTDEDKIQELSVLQKRILHNAASYVKPGGVLIYSTCTITREENQDNVAWFTENYPFVLESLDPYLCEELHSETTAQGYLQLLPGVHKTDGFFLARLRKKEETEWNN, encoded by the coding sequence GTGGCAAATGGAACAGAACTCCGGGGAATCGCCCTGGAGATATTATTGGAGATTACACAGGAAAAAGAATACAGCCATCTGGCGATCCGCAATGCCCTGAATAAAGTACAGTATCTTCCGAAACAGGATCGGGCATTTATCAACCGTCTTGTGGAGGGAACACTGGAATATATGCTTCGGATCGACTATATCCTGAATCAGTTTTCCAGCGTAAAGGTAAATAAGATGAAACCGGTGATCCGCAACATTCTTCGAAGCGGTGTCTATCAGCTGTTATTTATGGACAGCGTGCCGGACTCGGCAGCCTGCAACGAAGCGGTAAAACTGGCACAGAAAAAAGGATTTTACAGTCTGAAAGGCTTTGTCAACGGCGTGATGCGTAATGTGGCAAGAAAAAAAGAAGAAATCACATATCCGGATGCAAAGACCAGCCCTGCAGAATATCTGTCGGTGTACTATTCCGTACCGCAGTGGCTGGTAGAACGCTGGGTGAAGGCTTATGGAACAGAGACGACGGAAGGTATGCTGAAGGATTTTCTGACGGATCATCCGCTGACGATCCGCTGCCAGCTGCACCGGGTAGATCCGGAGCTGACGATCAACAGTCTGGAGAGACAGGGAGCGACGGTTAAGCGGGCGCCGTATCTTCCGTATGCGTACTATCTGTCGGATTACAGCCACCTCGAAGGACTTAAATCTTTTGTGATGGGAAGGTTCGTGGTGCAGGATGTCAGTTCGATGCTGGTAACGGAAGCAGCAGATCCGAAACCGGGAGATTATGTCATTGATCTTTGCGCGGCACCTGGCGGAAAAAGCCTTCATGCAGCCGATAAGATGCAGGGAGAAGGCATGGTGGACTCCAGAGATCTTACGGATTATAAAGTGGGTCTGATCGAAGAAAATATAGAGCGAACACAGACACTGAATATCCGTGCGTATCGAAAAGATGCAACGATCCTGGACAAAGAATCCATCGAAAAAGCGGATATTGTGCTGGCGGATGTACCGTGTTCCGGACTGGGCGTCATCGGAAAGAAGACGGATATCAAGTACCGTACGGATGAGGATAAGATTCAGGAACTTTCGGTACTTCAGAAACGGATCCTTCACAATGCAGCATCTTATGTAAAACCGGGCGGGGTACTGATCTACAGTACCTGTACGATCACCCGGGAGGAAAATCAGGACAATGTGGCATGGTTTACGGAAAATTATCCGTTTGTACTCGAAAGCCTGGATCCGTATCTGTGCGAAGAACTCCACAGCGAGACAACAGCACAGGGGTATCTGCAGCTGCTTCCGGGCGTGCATAAGACCGATGGATTTTTCCTGGCAAGATTAAGGAAAAAAGAGGAAACAGAATGGAACAATTAG
- the rlmN gene encoding 23S rRNA (adenine(2503)-C(2))-methyltransferase RlmN translates to MEQLDIKSLYEDELKEKMVSLGEKPFKGKQLYQWLHQKAVGSYEEMTNLSESLRQKLTKQEPLTHLEVVEVQTSKIDGTQKYLFRLADGNVIESVWMKYKHGNSVCISSQVGCRMGCRFCASTIGGLTRNLLPSEMLDQVYRIQEMTGERVSNVVVMGTGEPLDNYDNLLRFIRILSDEKGQNISQRNLTVSTCGLVPRIRQLAEENLTITLALSLHAPNDEKRKELMPIAYKYSLSEVFPACKYYFEKTGRRLTFEYSLVGGKNDSQEDARQLAELVHGLNCHINLIPVNPIKERDFVQSDKKVIENFKNKLEKYRINVTIRREMGRDIDGACGQLRKKYSDRQENTTKDSAEEK, encoded by the coding sequence ATGGAACAATTAGATATCAAATCGCTGTATGAAGACGAGCTGAAAGAAAAGATGGTTTCACTTGGCGAAAAACCGTTCAAGGGAAAACAGCTGTATCAGTGGCTTCATCAGAAAGCGGTGGGAAGTTATGAGGAGATGACGAATCTCTCGGAGAGCCTGCGGCAGAAATTAACGAAACAGGAACCGCTGACGCATCTGGAAGTGGTGGAAGTGCAGACTTCTAAGATCGACGGCACACAAAAATACCTGTTCCGTCTGGCGGACGGCAACGTGATCGAGAGTGTGTGGATGAAATACAAACACGGCAATTCCGTATGTATTTCTTCCCAGGTAGGCTGCCGGATGGGATGCCGTTTCTGTGCATCCACGATCGGCGGACTGACCAGAAACCTCCTGCCGTCCGAGATGCTCGATCAGGTCTACCGGATCCAGGAGATGACCGGAGAACGGGTGTCCAACGTCGTTGTGATGGGAACGGGAGAACCGCTGGATAATTACGATAACCTGCTTCGCTTTATCCGGATCTTAAGTGATGAAAAAGGGCAGAACATCAGCCAGAGAAACCTCACCGTGTCCACCTGTGGACTGGTGCCGCGGATCCGGCAGCTGGCAGAGGAGAATCTGACGATCACCCTGGCACTTTCGCTTCACGCACCAAACGATGAAAAGCGAAAAGAACTGATGCCGATCGCCTATAAATATTCGCTGTCGGAAGTCTTTCCGGCATGCAAATATTACTTTGAAAAGACCGGAAGAAGACTGACTTTTGAGTACAGTCTGGTGGGCGGAAAGAACGACAGCCAGGAAGATGCAAGACAGCTGGCGGAGCTGGTACACGGGTTAAACTGCCATATTAACCTGATTCCGGTCAACCCGATCAAGGAGCGGGATTTCGTACAGTCCGACAAAAAAGTGATAGAGAATTTTAAAAATAAACTTGAAAAATATCGAATTAATGTTACTATTAGAAGAGAAATGGGCAGGGATATCGATGGGGCCTGCGGTCAGCTGAGAAAGAAATACAGCGACCGGCAGGAAAATACAACAAAAGACTCCGCCGAAGAAAAATAA
- a CDS encoding Stp1/IreP family PP2C-type Ser/Thr phosphatase codes for MKSFSLTDVGQVRSQNQDYVYASEQPIGNLPNLFVLADGMGGHNAGDFASRCAVSVIEASVKKDMSFNPIKIMRHAIEEANEKIHELAKEDAAKAGMGTTLVAVTVVGYYAYVANVGDSRLYVSDEQGLVQITRDHSWIAEMVMRGELSKEEARNHPDKNIITRALGASEEVDIDFFDVQLEEKNRILLCSDGLSNMIADEQIQEIIQSSEDIEQSGRQLVAIANTNGGRDNISVILIEPFTNEVKEC; via the coding sequence ATGAAGTCATTTTCTTTGACCGATGTAGGACAAGTCAGAAGTCAGAATCAGGATTATGTATATGCGTCCGAGCAGCCGATAGGAAATCTTCCAAATCTGTTTGTGCTTGCTGATGGAATGGGCGGGCATAATGCCGGAGATTTTGCCTCACGCTGTGCCGTTTCCGTAATCGAAGCGTCAGTAAAAAAAGATATGAGTTTTAATCCCATAAAGATCATGCGTCATGCGATTGAGGAGGCAAATGAAAAGATTCATGAGCTTGCGAAAGAAGACGCAGCAAAAGCCGGGATGGGGACAACCCTCGTGGCTGTGACCGTTGTGGGATATTATGCGTATGTGGCCAATGTGGGAGACAGTCGTCTGTATGTATCCGATGAGCAGGGACTGGTGCAGATCACCAGAGACCATTCCTGGATCGCAGAGATGGTGATGCGGGGAGAACTCAGCAAAGAGGAAGCCAGGAACCATCCGGATAAAAACATTATCACAAGAGCATTGGGAGCGTCCGAAGAGGTGGATATCGATTTCTTCGATGTGCAGCTGGAGGAAAAGAATCGGATTTTGCTGTGCTCAGACGGACTGAGTAATATGATAGCGGATGAACAGATCCAGGAGATCATTCAGAGTTCAGAAGATATCGAACAGTCCGGCAGACAACTGGTGGCAATTGCCAATACAAACGGGGGCAGAGATAATATATCAGTAATTCTAATCGAACCATTTACAAACGAGGTGAAAGAATGTTAA
- the pknB gene encoding Stk1 family PASTA domain-containing Ser/Thr kinase, translating to MLKEGMIVGERYEIISRIGSGGMADVYKAKDHKLNRLVAVKVMKAEFSQDKGFISKFRKEAQAAAGLAHPNVVNVYDVGEDNGIYYIVMELVQGITLKDYITRKGKLSVREATSIAIQVSLGLEAAHKSNIVHRDVKPQNIIISVDGKVKLSDFGIARAASSNTISSNVMGSVHYSSPEQVRGGYSDAKSDIYSLGITMYEMVTGRVPFDGDTTVAIAIKHLQEEIVSPRKYVPDLPYSLEQIILKCTQKSVDRRYASMSEVIEDLKHSLLDPNGNFVTVTPLAQHAQTVMLSKDELEAIREGRSGYATPQKDTYEDEDEDEDDEDEYDEEYDDEDDDDDEGEVSSKLEKAMTIGGFIIGAIIICILIFFIARAAGLVNIGGSANKDDAQQTEQEEIDDTVDENGQVSVPKLTSMTEENALSVLEQLGLKGNKIGESPSSEYKAGTIMSQETEAGTKVDQGTVINYVVSTGTDAPTIPSIIGKSQSEAEALIKALGLNTEIQQDYSDTVAIGKVISVDPGEGTQVSAGSTITLVVSLGEENKQVEVPNVIGQDEATAKKTLNDQGLQVNVETTTDASGNVAEGCVANQSVVAGTSVDPGSTITLQVYHAPSVPAESENGGTADSGSWTCNVKLDQPSTYIGGPVQLTLVQNINGQNVETVILDGQTITFPYTLTIAGADGVDTGTVYLREMVDGEYVERGHYSNVPFKQS from the coding sequence ATGTTAAAAGAGGGAATGATTGTAGGAGAAAGATACGAGATCATCAGCAGAATCGGCAGCGGCGGTATGGCAGATGTCTACAAAGCAAAAGATCATAAGCTGAATCGTCTTGTAGCGGTGAAGGTAATGAAAGCGGAATTCAGCCAGGACAAAGGCTTTATTTCCAAATTCCGAAAGGAAGCACAGGCCGCAGCAGGTCTGGCGCATCCGAATGTGGTAAATGTCTATGACGTTGGGGAGGATAACGGCATTTACTATATCGTTATGGAGCTGGTACAGGGCATTACCCTGAAAGACTATATTACAAGAAAAGGAAAACTTTCCGTAAGGGAAGCAACCAGTATTGCGATCCAGGTTTCTCTGGGACTGGAAGCCGCACATAAGAGCAACATTGTACACAGAGATGTAAAACCGCAGAACATCATCATTTCCGTGGACGGTAAAGTAAAACTGTCTGATTTCGGTATCGCAAGAGCAGCATCTTCGAACACGATCAGTTCCAATGTGATGGGATCTGTACATTACAGTTCTCCGGAACAGGTACGTGGCGGTTACAGCGATGCGAAGAGTGATATCTATTCTCTTGGTATTACGATGTATGAGATGGTAACCGGACGGGTTCCGTTTGACGGGGATACGACGGTAGCGATCGCGATTAAACATCTGCAGGAAGAGATCGTATCACCGAGAAAATACGTGCCGGATCTGCCGTACAGCCTGGAACAGATCATTTTAAAATGTACACAGAAGAGTGTGGACCGCAGATATGCAAGCATGTCGGAGGTTATCGAAGATCTGAAACATTCCCTGCTGGATCCGAACGGAAACTTTGTCACCGTGACACCGCTGGCACAGCATGCACAGACCGTGATGCTTTCAAAAGACGAACTCGAAGCTATCCGGGAAGGTCGTTCCGGTTATGCGACTCCTCAGAAAGATACCTATGAGGATGAAGATGAGGACGAGGATGACGAAGACGAATATGATGAGGAATACGACGATGAAGATGATGATGACGACGAGGGTGAAGTAAGTTCCAAACTGGAAAAAGCCATGACAATCGGTGGATTTATCATCGGAGCGATCATTATCTGTATTCTGATCTTCTTTATCGCAAGGGCAGCAGGTCTGGTTAATATCGGAGGATCTGCCAACAAGGACGATGCACAGCAGACCGAGCAGGAAGAAATCGATGATACCGTAGATGAAAACGGACAGGTATCCGTACCGAAACTGACCAGCATGACAGAAGAAAACGCACTGAGCGTTCTCGAACAGCTGGGCTTAAAGGGAAATAAGATCGGCGAAAGCCCGTCTTCCGAATACAAAGCAGGAACGATCATGTCTCAGGAAACAGAGGCAGGAACCAAAGTGGATCAGGGAACTGTGATCAACTATGTGGTAAGTACAGGAACCGATGCACCGACGATACCGAGTATAATCGGAAAGTCACAGAGTGAGGCAGAAGCACTGATCAAAGCATTGGGACTGAATACAGAGATCCAGCAGGATTACAGTGATACCGTGGCAATCGGAAAAGTTATCAGTGTAGATCCGGGCGAGGGAACACAGGTGTCCGCAGGATCTACGATCACACTGGTAGTCAGTCTGGGTGAAGAAAACAAACAGGTGGAAGTACCGAACGTGATCGGACAGGATGAGGCAACCGCTAAGAAGACACTGAACGATCAGGGATTACAGGTAAATGTAGAGACAACAACCGATGCCTCCGGTAATGTGGCAGAAGGCTGCGTGGCAAACCAGAGTGTGGTAGCAGGAACTTCTGTAGATCCGGGTTCAACCATTACGCTGCAGGTGTATCATGCACCATCTGTACCGGCAGAGTCGGAAAATGGCGGAACCGCAGACAGCGGAAGCTGGACCTGTAATGTAAAACTGGATCAGCCATCTACCTACATTGGTGGTCCGGTACAGCTGACACTGGTACAGAATATCAACGGACAGAACGTGGAAACTGTGATTCTGGACGGACAGACAATTACATTCCCATATACACTGACCATTGCCGGTGCAGACGGCGTGGATACCGGAACCGTATATCTGAGAGAAATGGTAGACGGAGAATATGTAGAACGTGGACATTATTCAAATGTACCGTTCAAACAGTCTTAA
- the rsgA gene encoding ribosome small subunit-dependent GTPase A: MQGKIIKGIAGFYYVDVAESGIYECKAKGIFRKEKKKPLVGDNVEIEVLDEKEKTGNLIQILPRKNELIRPAAANVDQALVIFAVRQPDPNYQLLDRFLITMEQQEIPSIICFNKKDLAEQEELERMCQIYSSCGYQVLLTSAEQEEGISQIRRILEGKTTVVAGPSGVGKSSLTNLLQGEVSMETGEISKKLKRGRHTTRHAQLLTVGEHTYLMDTPGFSSLFVEGMEKEELRFHYPEFAEYEGACRFQGCVHVHEPDCAVKQAVEEGKIHSQRYQNYVSFYEELKEQEKRRY, from the coding sequence ATGCAGGGAAAGATTATAAAAGGAATTGCCGGATTCTACTACGTGGACGTAGCAGAATCCGGAATTTATGAATGTAAAGCCAAGGGGATTTTCCGGAAAGAAAAGAAAAAACCTCTGGTTGGCGATAACGTAGAGATTGAAGTTCTCGATGAAAAAGAAAAGACAGGCAATCTGATTCAGATTCTGCCAAGAAAGAATGAGCTGATCCGGCCGGCAGCGGCAAATGTGGATCAGGCACTTGTGATTTTTGCAGTCCGTCAGCCGGATCCGAACTACCAGCTGCTGGACCGTTTTTTGATTACAATGGAACAACAGGAGATTCCGAGTATTATCTGTTTCAATAAAAAAGACCTGGCGGAACAGGAAGAACTGGAACGGATGTGCCAGATCTACAGTTCCTGCGGGTACCAGGTATTGCTTACCAGTGCCGAACAGGAAGAGGGGATCAGCCAGATCCGCCGGATCCTGGAGGGAAAAACAACAGTGGTTGCAGGACCTTCCGGAGTGGGAAAATCGTCGCTGACGAATCTGTTGCAGGGAGAAGTCAGCATGGAGACCGGTGAGATCAGTAAAAAACTGAAACGCGGCCGCCATACGACCCGTCATGCACAGCTTTTGACAGTGGGTGAACATACCTATCTGATGGACACACCGGGATTCAGTTCCCTGTTTGTGGAGGGGATGGAGAAAGAAGAACTGCGGTTCCATTATCCGGAATTTGCGGAATACGAAGGAGCCTGCCGTTTTCAGGGATGCGTGCATGTCCATGAACCGGACTGCGCGGTCAAACAGGCAGTGGAAGAAGGAAAGATCCACAGCCAGCGCTATCAAAATTATGTCAGTTTCTATGAAGAACTGAAAGAACAGGAAAAAAGGAGATATTAA
- the rpe gene encoding ribulose-phosphate 3-epimerase, which produces MYQLSPSILAADFNCLGEQIRQVEEAGVEWLHIDVMDGAFVPSISFGMPVIASIRKNSSLFFDVHLMIEEPGRYIEEFKKSGADMLTVHAEACKHLDSTLREIRKAGMKVGVAINPGTPVSQLECVLDLVDMVLVMTVNPGFGGQSYIESCTGKVQKLRKMITDAGLDVDIQVDGGINEKTIDKVLDAGANILVAGSAVFGGNIGENVRRLKERMERR; this is translated from the coding sequence ATGTATCAGTTATCACCATCTATATTGGCAGCAGATTTTAATTGTCTGGGAGAACAGATCCGACAGGTTGAAGAAGCAGGAGTGGAATGGCTTCATATTGATGTGATGGACGGAGCATTTGTTCCGAGTATTTCCTTTGGAATGCCGGTGATCGCATCGATCCGGAAAAACAGTTCTCTGTTTTTTGATGTCCATCTGATGATCGAGGAGCCGGGAAGATATATCGAAGAATTCAAAAAGAGCGGAGCGGATATGCTGACGGTACACGCGGAAGCATGCAAGCATCTGGACAGTACCTTACGGGAGATCCGCAAAGCAGGAATGAAAGTCGGTGTGGCGATCAATCCGGGTACACCGGTCAGCCAGCTGGAATGTGTGCTGGATCTGGTGGATATGGTACTGGTTATGACGGTCAATCCGGGATTTGGCGGTCAGAGTTATATTGAAAGCTGTACCGGAAAAGTACAGAAACTTCGTAAAATGATCACGGATGCCGGACTGGATGTGGACATTCAGGTAGATGGCGGCATCAATGAAAAGACCATCGACAAAGTGCTGGATGCAGGCGCCAATATTCTGGTTGCCGGATCTGCTGTCTTTGGCGGAAACATCGGAGAAAATGTCCGCCGCCTGAAAGAGAGAATGGAGCGCAGATAG
- a CDS encoding thiamine diphosphokinase, protein MKTLIITGGMIEVDFALSFIQELKPDYILGVDRGLQFCYEHDIRPDYIVGDFDSLPGEILERYRQEGEIPIRTYNPVKDATDTKIALDKALEDGSTEIWILGATGTRIDHVVCNLQILKEAWEKKVPVWIVDSRNKIGLPVEKTFSLKKEEQYGTYVSLFPMGETVEGLTLKGFKYPLDHYQLKDREGLGVSNEITADVADVSWEQGVLLMIQSKD, encoded by the coding sequence ATGAAAACGCTGATTATCACAGGGGGCATGATCGAGGTAGATTTTGCTCTCTCCTTTATACAGGAACTGAAGCCGGATTATATTCTTGGGGTAGACAGAGGGTTACAGTTTTGTTATGAACATGATATTCGTCCGGATTATATCGTGGGAGATTTTGACAGTCTTCCGGGCGAGATTCTGGAACGTTACCGGCAGGAGGGAGAGATCCCGATCCGTACCTACAATCCGGTAAAGGATGCGACAGATACAAAGATCGCACTGGATAAAGCCCTGGAAGACGGCAGTACAGAGATCTGGATTCTGGGGGCAACGGGGACTAGGATCGATCACGTGGTCTGCAATCTGCAGATATTAAAAGAAGCATGGGAGAAAAAAGTACCGGTATGGATCGTGGACAGCAGAAATAAGATCGGTCTTCCGGTAGAAAAAACATTTTCTCTCAAAAAAGAAGAACAGTATGGCACCTATGTGTCTTTGTTCCCCATGGGTGAAACCGTGGAAGGACTGACACTTAAGGGCTTTAAATATCCGCTGGATCACTATCAGTTAAAAGACCGGGAAGGTCTGGGGGTAAGCAATGAGATCACAGCGGATGTGGCAGATGTCAGCTGGGAACAGGGTGTACTGTTGATGATACAAAGCAAAGACTGA
- a CDS encoding glycoside hydrolase family 125 protein yields MNTQEKKEALVQAVEEIAKKEAAYWEGNPKMQETFQNCYVSTAKTTTKFLESGEAYVFTGDIAAMWLRDSSAQVVHYLPYLKEYPILKEMVKGLIARQAKYVHIDPYANAFNEEDNGNCWEKDLTKYNPWNWERKYEIDSLCYPIWLIKRYVENSGARDVFTPEVKQAFRDILDVWQTEQYHENSEYSFVRLNCPPSDTLSNDGKGAPVGYTGMTWSGFRPSDDACKYGYLIPSNMFASVVLDYMAEFLEKDFQDPQMAKEAKELQVEIQEGIRKYGIVEDETFGKIYAYETDGLGNYNLMDDANVPSLLSLPWLAYCGKDDPIYKNTRAFVLSKKNPYYFEGASAKGIGSPHTPDQYIWHIALTMQGLTSDDEEERKELLETLLATDADCKVMHEGFDCQDPKKFTREWFAWANSLFALFALSMKK; encoded by the coding sequence ATGAACACACAGGAAAAGAAAGAAGCACTGGTGCAGGCGGTAGAAGAGATCGCAAAAAAAGAAGCAGCATACTGGGAAGGAAACCCGAAGATGCAGGAAACCTTCCAGAACTGTTATGTAAGTACTGCAAAAACCACGACAAAATTTCTTGAGAGCGGAGAAGCGTATGTATTTACCGGAGATATCGCAGCAATGTGGCTGAGAGATTCTTCTGCACAGGTCGTTCATTATCTGCCATATCTGAAAGAATATCCGATCTTAAAAGAGATGGTAAAAGGGCTGATCGCCCGTCAGGCAAAGTATGTACATATTGATCCGTATGCCAATGCATTTAACGAAGAAGACAACGGAAACTGCTGGGAGAAAGACCTGACTAAATACAATCCGTGGAACTGGGAGAGAAAATACGAGATTGACTCCCTGTGCTACCCGATCTGGCTGATCAAACGGTATGTGGAGAATTCCGGAGCAAGAGATGTCTTCACCCCGGAAGTAAAACAGGCATTCCGCGATATCCTGGATGTATGGCAGACAGAGCAGTACCATGAGAACTCCGAGTATTCTTTCGTACGTCTCAACTGTCCGCCGTCTGATACCTTAAGTAACGATGGAAAGGGTGCACCGGTAGGTTACACCGGTATGACCTGGTCCGGATTCCGCCCAAGTGATGATGCGTGCAAGTATGGTTATCTGATTCCGTCCAACATGTTTGCAAGCGTAGTTCTGGATTATATGGCAGAATTCCTGGAGAAAGATTTCCAGGATCCACAGATGGCAAAAGAAGCAAAAGAATTACAGGTAGAGATCCAGGAAGGTATCCGGAAATATGGTATCGTGGAAGATGAAACCTTCGGAAAGATTTATGCGTACGAGACAGACGGTCTTGGCAACTACAATCTGATGGACGATGCCAACGTGCCGAGTTTGTTATCTCTGCCGTGGCTGGCATACTGTGGCAAAGACGATCCAATCTATAAAAATACAAGAGCCTTTGTATTAAGCAAAAAGAATCCATATTATTTTGAAGGCGCCAGCGCAAAAGGAATCGGAAGTCCGCACACACCGGATCAGTATATCTGGCACATCGCACTGACGATGCAGGGACTGACTTCTGATGACGAAGAAGAGAGAAAAGAACTGCTGGAAACCCTTCTGGCTACCGATGCAGACTGTAAAGTGATGCACGAGGGATTTGACTGTCAGGATCCGAAGAAATTCACCAGAGAATGGTTCGCATGGGCGAACTCATTGTTTGCATTATTTGCGCTTTCTATGAAAAAGTAA